A section of the Bifidobacterium sp. ESL0728 genome encodes:
- a CDS encoding MFS transporter: MQEERVSTQTKLSIAAAALLSFIGILTETSLNVCFPTMTREFGLPLSTIQLLTSGYLLMVTIVMSTSSFLLKRFDTRLLFRCAVIVSIVGTVLCCLPLNYWLLLLGRLLQAAATGVSTPLMINVILALVPVSRRGTYVGVANMVTSFAPALGPTYGGLINHYFSWRIIFVFTLPLLVIAWILGETNLRLKAEGAGKSFDGIGLVLLSFFMISFTEIFDQFGAGGGWSYKVAIAICAAVVLLGLFIWRCLASKSPLLNLRLFKNAIVSLRGANYAILQFINIGSSFLLPVFAENFLGIDSLAAGLMLLPGSLLGAFIAPFVGRLYDRRGPTLVLLVSNISLIVGASALWALTGKATVVILTLLYMFLRAGFNFGYGNTMSDASKFVSGAQQTDFNSLFNVLQQYAGSLGTTVLSASLSLSEAHIPHNVKAASAAGATNAFALLIVLSVVALCITLVSIKIRKTPSVEMQKVEV; this comes from the coding sequence TTGCAAGAAGAACGTGTTTCCACACAGACAAAACTATCCATCGCGGCGGCTGCGCTGCTTTCCTTCATCGGGATTCTGACCGAGACTTCGTTGAATGTCTGCTTCCCGACGATGACGCGGGAATTCGGCCTGCCGCTTTCCACCATCCAGCTGCTGACCTCGGGCTACCTGCTGATGGTGACCATCGTGATGAGCACGTCGTCGTTCCTGCTCAAGCGTTTCGATACGCGTCTGCTTTTCCGCTGCGCCGTCATTGTCAGCATCGTCGGCACGGTTCTGTGCTGCCTGCCGCTCAACTACTGGCTTTTGCTGCTCGGCCGCCTGCTCCAGGCCGCGGCCACGGGCGTTTCCACACCTTTGATGATCAACGTCATTCTCGCGCTGGTGCCGGTCAGCCGGCGCGGCACGTACGTCGGGGTGGCGAATATGGTCACCTCCTTCGCGCCCGCGCTCGGCCCCACCTACGGCGGCCTCATCAATCACTACTTCTCCTGGCGCATCATCTTTGTCTTCACGCTGCCTCTGCTGGTCATCGCGTGGATTCTGGGTGAAACCAATCTGCGCTTGAAGGCCGAGGGCGCGGGCAAGTCCTTTGACGGCATCGGATTGGTGTTGCTGAGCTTCTTCATGATCAGCTTCACCGAGATTTTCGACCAGTTCGGAGCCGGCGGCGGTTGGTCGTACAAAGTCGCCATCGCGATCTGCGCGGCAGTGGTTTTGCTCGGTCTCTTCATCTGGCGCTGCCTCGCCTCCAAGTCCCCGCTGCTGAATCTCCGTCTTTTCAAAAACGCAATCGTGAGCCTGCGGGGCGCGAATTACGCCATTCTCCAGTTCATCAACATCGGCAGCTCCTTCCTGCTTCCGGTGTTCGCCGAGAATTTCCTTGGCATCGATTCGCTGGCCGCCGGCCTGATGCTCCTGCCTGGTTCGCTGCTCGGCGCTTTCATCGCCCCGTTCGTCGGCAGACTTTACGACCGTCGAGGCCCGACGCTGGTGCTGCTGGTCTCGAACATTTCGCTGATTGTCGGCGCAAGTGCGTTGTGGGCTCTGACTGGCAAGGCGACCGTCGTGATCCTGACGCTGCTCTACATGTTCCTTCGCGCCGGGTTCAACTTCGGTTACGGCAACACGATGTCGGACGCCAGCAAATTCGTCTCCGGGGCGCAGCAGACCGATTTCAACTCGCTGTTCAACGTGCTGCAACAGTACGCCGGCTCGCTGGGGACGACGGTGCTTTCCGCGTCGCTTTCCTTGAGCGAGGCCCACATCCCGCACAACGTCAAGGCCGCTTCGGCCGCCGGCGCCACGAACGCTTTCGCCCTGCTGATTGTGCTCTCGGTGGTCGCGCTCTGCATTACATTGGTCTCCATCAAAATCCGCAAGACCCCATCCGTCGAAATGCAGAAGGTCGAAGTGTGA
- the spxB gene encoding pyruvate oxidase, with translation MADKINASDAMIKVLEDWGVNHIFGLPGGSFDSTMNALYNRRDTMKYIQVRHEEAGALAAVGEAKFTGKIGVCFGSAGPGAVHLLNGLYDAKYDHVPVLALVAQVPTSMMNTDYFQEIDEGPIFEDVSVYDRTVMTAKQLPSVVDQAIRQAYEHSGVAVVVIPKDLGWAPIDDVTYSTAHDFTLGKSCLKPDAKDVAKAVEMLNNAKKPLIYFGAGAKDAAAELKALSDKMKIPMMSSVLGIGVLPEDEKAYMLSAGRVASKPGVDAASTADVVLFIGTNMPFAPFFIHPQTQFIQVTNKQTDIAKRHRVDLGIVADAKETLKAMIEVAPTVDSRPYYDALVEDRTNWGEWLAAREDLNNTPLDVDTVFARINRMAKDDAIFSVDVGNVTIESYRLLKIKPTQKIATSAWYATMGNALPSAIGAQESYPGRQVFSISGDGGFAMNMQDILTQVKYHEPIINIVLTNEELGFIVGEQDDNHQPRSGVDLIDGNYADAATGLGAKGFEVRTLAELDAAFAEAAKPQDGPVVIDVKISSARPLPVEQLVLEPDDNHTQADVDAFARTYHSEGLVPVGQLLEKHSLSRRIEL, from the coding sequence ATGGCTGACAAAATCAATGCATCCGACGCGATGATCAAGGTACTTGAAGACTGGGGTGTAAACCATATCTTCGGACTCCCCGGAGGGTCATTCGACTCCACGATGAATGCGCTCTACAACCGGCGCGACACCATGAAATACATTCAGGTCCGTCACGAGGAGGCGGGTGCGCTCGCCGCCGTCGGTGAGGCCAAGTTCACCGGCAAGATCGGCGTGTGCTTCGGCTCCGCAGGTCCCGGTGCCGTTCATCTTCTCAACGGCCTTTACGACGCCAAGTACGACCACGTTCCGGTGCTCGCGCTGGTGGCGCAGGTGCCGACCTCGATGATGAACACCGATTATTTCCAGGAAATCGACGAAGGGCCGATTTTCGAGGACGTGTCTGTTTATGACCGCACGGTGATGACCGCCAAGCAGCTGCCGAGCGTGGTCGACCAGGCCATCCGTCAGGCCTACGAACATTCCGGCGTCGCGGTGGTCGTCATTCCCAAGGATTTGGGCTGGGCACCGATTGACGACGTCACCTATTCCACCGCGCACGATTTCACGCTCGGCAAGTCTTGCCTCAAACCGGACGCCAAGGACGTGGCCAAAGCAGTCGAAATGCTGAACAATGCCAAGAAGCCGCTGATCTACTTCGGTGCCGGGGCCAAGGACGCGGCCGCCGAGCTCAAGGCGCTTTCCGACAAAATGAAGATTCCGATGATGTCGTCGGTTTTGGGCATTGGTGTACTGCCGGAAGACGAGAAGGCGTATATGCTGAGCGCCGGACGAGTGGCTTCCAAGCCGGGAGTCGACGCCGCCTCCACAGCCGACGTTGTTCTTTTCATCGGCACCAACATGCCGTTTGCACCTTTCTTTATCCATCCGCAAACGCAATTCATTCAGGTTACCAACAAGCAGACCGATATCGCCAAGCGCCATCGCGTGGATCTCGGCATCGTTGCGGACGCCAAGGAGACGCTGAAAGCCATGATTGAGGTTGCGCCGACCGTTGATTCGCGGCCTTATTATGACGCGTTGGTGGAAGACCGCACAAATTGGGGCGAATGGCTTGCCGCGCGCGAAGATCTCAATAACACCCCGCTTGACGTCGATACTGTTTTCGCCCGCATCAACCGTATGGCCAAGGACGACGCCATCTTCTCGGTGGACGTCGGTAACGTGACCATCGAATCGTATCGTCTGCTCAAAATCAAGCCCACCCAGAAGATTGCGACCTCCGCTTGGTACGCCACGATGGGCAACGCCTTGCCGTCGGCCATCGGCGCGCAGGAAAGCTACCCCGGCCGCCAGGTCTTCTCGATCAGTGGCGACGGCGGTTTCGCGATGAATATGCAGGATATTTTGACGCAGGTCAAGTATCACGAGCCGATTATCAATATCGTGCTGACCAACGAGGAGCTGGGCTTCATCGTGGGGGAGCAGGACGATAACCACCAGCCTCGTTCGGGCGTAGATCTGATCGACGGCAATTACGCCGATGCCGCCACAGGGCTGGGAGCCAAGGGCTTCGAGGTCCGCACGCTCGCCGAGCTCGATGCGGCGTTCGCCGAGGCCGCGAAACCGCAAGACGGCCCGGTGGTCATCGACGTGAAGATCAGCAGCGCGCGTCCGTTGCCGGTCGAGCAGCTCGTGCTTGAGCCGGACGATAACCATACCCAGGCGGATGTGGACGCCTTCGCCCGCACCTACCATTCCGAGGGTCTGGTGCCGGTCGGCCAGTTGCTTGAAAAGCATAGTCTGAGCCGCCGCATCGAGCTGTAG
- a CDS encoding BspA family leucine-rich repeat surface protein yields the protein MAGWKTGQRTYTLIDKAIATAPAAATLDIHGLDTGDATDISTILNNTSLRTINADDWTGSAARTRMTYLFSNSPNLTTVSARNLATARATNLAGMFAGDAKLTDLKTEGWDITGLDASSPTSPVDGMFAGDTALTALDMAGWKTGQRTYTLIDKAIATAPAAATLDIHGLDTGDAASIDRILANLNLTGINADDWTGSAARTTMTYLFLNDTNLTTVSARNLATARATSLAGMFQGDAKLTDLDLSGWDTSKVSDMGATFWGCASLATLDLSGWKTGSATSMASMFANDTALTSLNLHGWDTRSVSSMAGMFSGDTVLASLDMAGWDTRSVTNMGWMFYNDAALAGPAVSGWDTSKVSDMRSMFQGCSSLAGLDLSGWKTGSATSMASMFANDTALTSLDLHGWDTSKVAYMQSMFQDDAKLEDLKMDGWSTVGLDASSSSVNPVDGMFAGDAALTALDMAGWKTGQRTYTLIDKAIATAPAAATLDIHGLDTGDATDISTILNNTSLRTINADDWTGSAARTRMTYLFSNSPNLTTVSARNLATARATNLAGMFAGDAKLTDLKTEGWDITGLDASSPTSPVDGMFAGDTALTALDMAGWKTGQRTYTLIDKAIATAPAAATLDIHGLDTGDAASIDRILANLNLTGINADDWTGSAARTTMTYLFLNDTNLTTVSARNLATARATSLAGMFQGDAKLTDLDLSGWDTSKVSDMGATFWGCASLATLDLSGWKTGSATSMASMFANDTALTSLNLHGWDTRSVSSMAGMFSGDTVLASLDMAGWDTRSVTNMGWMFYNDAALAGPAVSGWDTSKVSDMRSMFQGCSSLAGLDLSGWKTGSATSMASMFANDTALTSLDLHGWDTSKVAYMQSMFQDDAKLEDLKMDGWSTVGLDASSSSVNPVDGMFAGDAALTALDMAGWKTGQRTYTLIDKAIATAPAAATLDIHGLDTGDATDISTILNNTSLRTINADDWTGSAARTRMTYLFSNSPNLTTVSARNLATARATNLAGMFAGDAKLTDLKTEGWDITGLDASSPTSPVDGMFAGDTALTALDMAGWKTGQRTYTLIDKAIATAPAAATLDIHGLDTGDAASIDRILANLNLTGINADDWTGSAARTTMTYLFLNDTNLTTVSARNLATARATSLAGMFQGDAKLTDLDLSGWDTSKVSDMGATFWGCASLATLDLSGWKTGSATSMASMFANDTALTSLNLHGWDTRSVSSMAGMFSGDTVLASLDMAGWDTRSVTNMGWMFYNDTNIKQIRLDQHTDTLIPSIRSDVFPASRNLIVMVEGETTTTGGQGSFASDKAEDSNYKVNQATWFKVADRGIIYSGSSSYGIYPPACVSWSNDSTSTCTVAGSAGLTPPMGQQLLSWKSTTDNTTYRPGQTVSLTTPSFVTVTPQWGILETVSALPLTGADKHQTLVKMLLLAAALLTLATTTVLRNRQRNSSAE from the coding sequence ATGGCCGGCTGGAAGACCGGCCAGCGCACGTACACGCTGATCGACAAGGCCATCGCGACCGCGCCCGCCGCCGCCACCCTCGACATCCACGGCCTGGACACCGGCGACGCCACCGACATCTCCACGATCCTCAACAACACCAGCCTGCGAACCATCAACGCCGACGACTGGACCGGCAGCGCGGCCCGCACCAGGATGACCTACCTGTTCTCCAACAGCCCGAACCTGACCACCGTCTCCGCCAGGAACCTCGCCACCGCGCGCGCCACGAACCTGGCCGGCATGTTCGCCGGCGACGCGAAGCTGACGGACCTGAAGACGGAAGGGTGGGACATCACCGGCCTGGACGCCTCCTCGCCCACGAGCCCCGTGGACGGCATGTTCGCCGGCGACACCGCCCTCACCGCCCTGGACATGGCCGGCTGGAAGACCGGCCAGCGCACGTACACGCTAATCGACAAGGCCATCGCGACCGCGCCCGCCGCCGCCACCCTCGACATCCACGGCCTGGACACCGGCGACGCCGCCAGCATCGACCGGATCCTCGCCAACCTCAACCTCACCGGCATCAACGCCGACGACTGGACCGGCAGCGCGGCCCGCACCACCATGACCTACCTGTTCCTCAACGACACCAACCTGACCACCGTCTCCGCCAGGAACCTCGCCACCGCGCGCGCCACGAGCCTGGCCGGCATGTTCCAGGGCGACGCGAAACTGACGGACCTGGACCTTTCGGGCTGGGACACCTCGAAGGTCAGCGACATGGGCGCCACGTTCTGGGGCTGCGCGTCCCTGGCCACCCTGGACCTCTCCGGCTGGAAGACCGGCAGCGCCACCAGCATGGCCAGCATGTTCGCCAACGACACCGCCCTCACCAGCCTCAACCTGCACGGCTGGGACACCCGCAGCGTCTCCAGCATGGCCGGGATGTTCTCCGGCGACACCGTGCTCGCCAGCCTCGACATGGCCGGCTGGGACACCCGCAGCGTCACCAACATGGGCTGGATGTTCTACAACGACGCGGCCCTGGCCGGCCCCGCCGTCTCCGGCTGGGACACCTCGAAGGTCAGCGACATGCGGTCCATGTTCCAGGGCTGCTCGTCGCTGGCCGGCCTCGACCTCTCCGGCTGGAAGACCGGCAGCGCCACCAGCATGGCCAGCATGTTCGCCAACGACACCGCCCTCACCAGCCTCGACCTGCACGGCTGGGACACCTCGAAGGTCGCCTACATGCAGTCCATGTTCCAGGACGACGCGAAGCTGGAAGACCTGAAGATGGACGGGTGGAGCACCGTCGGCCTGGACGCCTCCTCGTCGTCCGTGAACCCGGTGGACGGCATGTTCGCCGGCGACGCCGCCCTCACCGCCCTGGACATGGCCGGCTGGAAGACCGGCCAGCGCACGTACACGCTGATCGACAAGGCCATCGCGACCGCGCCCGCCGCCGCCACCCTCGACATCCACGGCCTGGACACCGGCGACGCCACCGACATCTCCACGATCCTCAACAACACCAGCCTGCGAACCATCAACGCCGACGACTGGACCGGCAGCGCGGCCCGCACCAGGATGACCTACCTGTTCTCCAACAGCCCGAACCTGACCACCGTCTCCGCCAGGAACCTCGCCACCGCGCGCGCCACGAACCTGGCCGGCATGTTCGCCGGCGACGCGAAGCTGACGGACCTGAAGACGGAAGGGTGGGACATCACCGGCCTGGACGCCTCCTCGCCCACGAGCCCCGTGGACGGCATGTTCGCCGGCGACACCGCCCTCACCGCCCTGGACATGGCCGGCTGGAAGACCGGCCAGCGCACGTACACGCTAATCGACAAGGCCATCGCGACCGCGCCCGCCGCCGCCACCCTCGACATCCACGGCCTGGACACCGGCGACGCCGCCAGCATCGACCGGATCCTCGCCAACCTCAACCTCACCGGCATCAACGCCGACGACTGGACCGGCAGCGCGGCCCGCACCACCATGACCTACCTGTTCCTCAACGACACCAACCTGACCACCGTCTCCGCCAGGAACCTCGCCACCGCGCGCGCCACGAGCCTGGCCGGCATGTTCCAGGGCGACGCGAAACTGACGGACCTGGACCTTTCGGGCTGGGACACCTCGAAGGTCAGCGACATGGGCGCCACGTTCTGGGGCTGCGCGTCCCTGGCCACCCTGGACCTCTCCGGCTGGAAGACCGGCAGCGCCACCAGCATGGCCAGCATGTTCGCCAACGACACCGCCCTCACCAGCCTCAACCTGCACGGCTGGGACACCCGCAGCGTCTCCAGCATGGCCGGGATGTTCTCCGGCGACACCGTGCTCGCCAGCCTCGACATGGCCGGCTGGGACACCCGCAGCGTCACCAACATGGGCTGGATGTTCTACAACGACGCGGCCCTGGCCGGCCCCGCCGTCTCCGGCTGGGACACCTCGAAGGTCAGCGACATGCGGTCCATGTTCCAGGGCTGCTCGTCGCTGGCCGGCCTCGACCTCTCCGGCTGGAAGACCGGCAGCGCCACCAGCATGGCCAGCATGTTCGCCAACGACACCGCCCTCACCAGCCTCGACCTGCACGGCTGGGACACCTCGAAGGTCGCCTACATGCAGTCCATGTTCCAGGACGACGCGAAGCTGGAAGACCTGAAGATGGACGGGTGGAGCACCGTCGGCCTGGACGCCTCCTCGTCGTCCGTGAACCCGGTGGACGGCATGTTCGCCGGCGACGCCGCCCTCACCGCCCTGGACATGGCCGGCTGGAAGACCGGCCAGCGCACGTACACGCTGATCGACAAGGCCATCGCGACCGCGCCCGCCGCCGCCACCCTCGACATCCACGGCCTGGACACCGGCGACGCCACCGACATCTCCACGATCCTCAACAACACCAGCCTGCGAACCATCAACGCCGACGACTGGACCGGCAGCGCGGCCCGCACCAGGATGACCTACCTGTTCTCCAACAGCCCGAACCTGACCACCGTCTCCGCCAGGAACCTCGCCACCGCGCGCGCCACGAACCTGGCCGGCATGTTCGCCGGCGACGCGAAGCTGACGGACCTGAAGACGGAAGGGTGGGACATCACCGGCCTGGACGCCTCCTCGCCCACGAGCCCCGTGGACGGCATGTTCGCCGGCGACACCGCCCTCACCGCCCTGGACATGGCCGGCTGGAAGACCGGCCAGCGCACGTACACGCTAATCGACAAGGCCATCGCGACCGCGCCCGCCGCCGCCACCCTCGACATCCACGGCCTGGACACCGGCGACGCCGCCAGCATCGACCGGATCCTCGCCAACCTCAACCTCACCGGCATCAACGCCGACGACTGGACCGGCAGCGCGGCCCGCACCACCATGACCTACCTGTTCCTCAACGACACCAACCTGACCACCGTCTCCGCCAGGAACCTCGCCACCGCGCGCGCCACGAGCCTGGCCGGCATGTTCCAGGGCGACGCGAAACTGACGGACCTGGACCTTTCGGGCTGGGACACCTCGAAGGTCAGCGACATGGGCGCCACGTTCTGGGGCTGCGCGTCCCTGGCCACCCTGGACCTCTCCGGCTGGAAGACCGGCAGCGCCACCAGCATGGCCAGCATGTTCGCCAACGACACCGCCCTCACCAGCCTCAACCTGCACGGCTGGGACACCCGCAGCGTCTCCAGCATGGCCGGGATGTTCTCCGGCGACACCGTGCTCGCCAGCCTCGACATGGCCGGCTGGGACACCCGCAGCGTCACCAACATGGGCTGGATGTTCTACAACGACACCAATATCAAACAAATACGATTGGACCAACACACGGATACATTGATACCCTCAATTCGATCCGACGTATTCCCTGCCAGCCGTAACCTTATAGTCATGGTTGAAGGGGAAACCACCACAACTGGTGGACAGGGCTCCTTTGCATCTGACAAGGCCGAAGACAGCAACTATAAAGTCAACCAAGCCACTTGGTTCAAGGTCGCCGACCGCGGCATCATTTACAGTGGATCAAGTAGTTATGGCATTTATCCGCCGGCATGCGTCAGCTGGAGCAATGACTCCACTTCCACCTGCACCGTCGCCGGATCAGCGGGGCTGACACCTCCCATGGGCCAACAACTCCTGAGCTGGAAGTCCACCACCGACAACACCACCTACAGGCCCGGCCAAACCGTATCGCTGACCACTCCGTCATTCGTCACGGTCACCCCCCAATGGGGAATCCTCGAAACTGTATCCGCACTGCCTCTGACCGGCGCCGACAAGCACCAGACGCTCGTCAAAATGCTGCTGCTCGCCGCCGCCTTGCTCACACTCGCCACCACCACTGTCCTCCGCAATCGTCAGCGCAACAGCAGCGCGGAGTAA
- a CDS encoding MIP/aquaporin family protein, whose protein sequence is MSPSLITKLAAEFIGTAFLMIFGNGAVANTELKGTKGHGTGWLNIAMGYGFGVMFPVMMIGSVSGAHINPAMTIGQAANGLFPWSEVLPYIVAQLLGAAVGQLIIYITYLPYYKMETNPDAIFATFSTTEASNNKVVYFLNELFGTLALVLGALCMLCLPWGKKDPAAAAIVVGLIVWGLVTSMGGSTGPGLNPARDLVPRFLHWILPIPHKGSSRWGEAWIPVVAPIIGAIIGAWIYKICFGYLA, encoded by the coding sequence ATGAGTCCCTCTTTAATTACAAAGTTAGCGGCCGAGTTCATCGGAACGGCATTCCTGATGATATTCGGAAACGGGGCGGTCGCCAACACTGAACTTAAAGGTACGAAAGGCCACGGAACCGGTTGGCTCAACATAGCGATGGGCTATGGTTTCGGCGTGATGTTCCCGGTTATGATGATCGGTTCCGTCTCCGGCGCGCATATCAATCCCGCGATGACCATCGGCCAGGCGGCCAACGGGCTCTTCCCGTGGTCCGAAGTGCTGCCTTATATCGTCGCGCAGCTGCTTGGTGCGGCCGTGGGCCAGCTGATCATCTACATCACCTACCTTCCGTATTACAAGATGGAAACCAATCCTGACGCCATTTTCGCGACGTTCAGCACCACCGAGGCTTCCAACAACAAAGTCGTCTACTTCCTCAACGAGCTTTTCGGCACCCTCGCCCTCGTGCTCGGAGCGCTGTGCATGCTCTGCCTGCCTTGGGGCAAGAAGGACCCGGCCGCCGCGGCCATCGTCGTCGGTCTCATCGTCTGGGGTCTCGTGACCTCCATGGGCGGATCCACCGGCCCCGGCCTCAACCCGGCCCGCGACTTGGTGCCGCGCTTCCTGCACTGGATCCTCCCGATCCCCCACAAGGGCAGCTCCCGCTGGGGCGAGGCCTGGATTCCGGTTGTGGCTCCGATTATCGGCGCCATCATCGGTGCATGGATTTACAAGATCTGCTTCGGCTATCTTGCATAA
- a CDS encoding DUF3152 domain-containing protein, protein MERKPRSASRSATKSVYLVRRVVVAVVALVVVVAIVLGCRAAVSAVGHHHDSASRQASSQASRQSTKTDQAKDSGKKKPPKPNAEKATGQEALSDHSRATILAAAQKTAASSGKPLRQYTYCVASKGGVGDSSVLQKFENVVFRTLNDPRGWPRAGATFTYNASSSHCDFVVYLSQASQMKTFSDNCSSNYSCCVGNNVIINQDRFNGATPQMLAAGMSLDRYREMIINHETGHRLGHLDNQPSCPAPGATAPLMQEQSMSLRGCQPNEWPLASELWVK, encoded by the coding sequence ATGGAACGAAAGCCTCGCAGCGCTTCGCGTTCTGCCACGAAGTCGGTTTATCTTGTCCGCCGTGTCGTTGTGGCGGTGGTGGCTTTGGTGGTGGTCGTCGCCATCGTTTTGGGCTGCAGGGCTGCGGTATCGGCGGTCGGCCATCATCATGATTCCGCAAGCCGGCAAGCCTCGTCTCAGGCTTCGCGGCAATCGACGAAGACGGATCAGGCAAAAGACAGTGGCAAGAAAAAGCCGCCGAAACCGAATGCGGAGAAGGCGACCGGGCAGGAGGCTTTGAGCGATCACAGCCGGGCCACGATTCTTGCTGCAGCGCAGAAAACCGCGGCGTCCAGCGGCAAGCCGCTTCGTCAGTATACGTATTGCGTGGCCAGCAAGGGCGGTGTGGGAGATTCCAGCGTGCTGCAGAAATTCGAAAACGTCGTTTTCCGCACGCTGAACGATCCGCGCGGGTGGCCGCGTGCCGGCGCCACGTTCACCTACAATGCCAGTTCAAGCCATTGCGATTTCGTCGTCTACCTTTCGCAGGCCTCGCAGATGAAGACGTTCTCGGACAATTGCTCCAGCAACTACAGCTGCTGCGTCGGCAACAACGTCATCATCAACCAGGACCGTTTCAACGGCGCGACCCCGCAGATGCTCGCGGCAGGCATGAGTCTCGACCGTTATCGGGAAATGATTATCAACCACGAAACGGGCCACCGCCTCGGCCATCTCGACAATCAGCCTTCCTGCCCGGCCCCGGGCGCCACCGCGCCGTTGATGCAGGAGCAATCGATGAGCTTGCGCGGCTGCCAGCCCAACGAATGGCCGCTGGCTTCCGAGCTGTGGGTGAAATGA
- a CDS encoding anthranilate synthase component I family protein has protein sequence MVTMSADATAGSNGGAAVRGAADGKRYAGIRPTLDEVRELAKTGKYRRIPVMRELLADRLTTIEAMRRVRAASNHCFLLESAEADQRMGRYSFLGFAPTLELTCKAGDLRIKCVAPAGSDAEDVVVEHKHVDHPSDAIRKVLAQYSSPRLEGFPPFAGGLVGYFSFDYFAYAEPTLRQTTRDPKALPDVDLMLFDQLISFDSYRQRLQLIAGVDTNDVDASYERAVAQIEQMQEILENGKRYDFKPLELDGQLQLTLNREQYGSMIRKAKEHIYAGDIFQVVLSNPSVASASGSLFDAYRLMRAENPSPYMVFMSSDDIEIAAASPETLVRLEDGKLLTYPLAGTRPRGATPEEDKLIEQDLLSDEKELAEHNMLVDLGRNDIGRVSKLGSVEVERLHDILRFSHVMHIGSTVAGQLADGKDALDVIDAVLPAGTLSGAPKIRACQIISELEDSPRDIYGGAIGYLDFSGNLDTCIGIRLAFKHNGKVCVQSGAGIVADSNPDKEFEECRNKALAVVDAINQANGGIA, from the coding sequence ATGGTGACCATGAGTGCGGATGCTACGGCAGGTTCGAACGGCGGTGCGGCCGTGCGGGGCGCTGCGGACGGAAAACGATATGCTGGTATTCGGCCCACGCTTGACGAGGTGCGCGAACTGGCAAAAACCGGCAAATACCGCCGTATTCCGGTGATGCGCGAACTGCTCGCCGACCGCTTGACCACCATCGAGGCCATGCGCCGGGTGCGTGCCGCTTCCAACCATTGCTTCCTGCTGGAAAGCGCCGAAGCCGACCAGCGCATGGGACGCTACAGCTTCCTCGGATTCGCGCCGACGCTGGAACTGACCTGCAAGGCCGGCGATTTGAGAATCAAGTGCGTTGCTCCTGCGGGGTCGGACGCTGAAGATGTTGTCGTTGAACACAAGCACGTCGATCACCCAAGTGACGCGATTCGCAAGGTGCTCGCGCAATATTCCAGCCCTCGCCTTGAAGGGTTCCCGCCGTTTGCCGGCGGTTTGGTGGGGTATTTCTCCTTCGATTATTTCGCTTACGCAGAGCCGACATTGCGGCAGACGACCCGCGACCCGAAGGCGCTGCCTGACGTCGACTTGATGCTCTTCGATCAGCTCATTTCCTTCGATTCCTACCGCCAGCGTCTGCAGCTCATCGCCGGTGTCGACACCAACGATGTGGACGCCTCCTACGAGCGTGCCGTGGCCCAAATCGAGCAAATGCAGGAGATTCTCGAGAACGGCAAACGCTACGACTTCAAGCCGCTGGAACTGGACGGGCAGCTGCAGCTGACGCTCAACCGCGAACAATACGGTTCCATGATTCGTAAGGCCAAGGAACACATCTACGCCGGCGACATCTTCCAGGTCGTGCTCTCCAACCCCAGCGTGGCTTCCGCTTCCGGCAGCCTGTTCGACGCCTACCGGCTCATGCGGGCCGAAAATCCAAGCCCCTATATGGTCTTCATGTCCAGCGACGACATCGAAATCGCCGCTGCCTCGCCCGAGACGCTGGTCCGCCTCGAAGACGGCAAGCTTTTGACCTATCCGCTCGCCGGAACCCGCCCGCGCGGCGCGACGCCGGAAGAGGACAAGCTCATCGAGCAGGACCTGCTGAGTGACGAAAAGGAGCTGGCCGAGCACAACATGCTGGTCGACCTCGGACGCAACGACATCGGTCGCGTCTCCAAACTTGGCAGCGTCGAAGTGGAGCGGCTGCACGATATCCTCCGGTTCTCGCATGTCATGCATATCGGTTCCACGGTCGCCGGCCAGCTCGCCGACGGCAAGGATGCGCTGGATGTCATCGACGCGGTGCTTCCGGCCGGAACGCTTTCCGGAGCGCCGAAAATCCGCGCCTGCCAGATCATCTCGGAACTCGAGGATTCCCCGCGCGATATCTATGGCGGGGCCATCGGCTATCTCGATTTCTCCGGCAATCTCGACACCTGCATCGGTATCCGTCTGGCCTTCAAACACAACGGCAAGGTCTGCGTGCAATCCGGTGCGGGCATCGTCGCCGATTCCAACCCCGACAAGGAATTCGAGGAATGCCGCAACAAGGCGCTCGCCGTCGTGGACGCCATCAATCAAGCGAATGGAGGCATCGCATGA